A stretch of the Parabacteroides timonensis genome encodes the following:
- a CDS encoding helix-turn-helix domain-containing protein, whose translation MNDILRNIDAIRRNKGYSQEYLASQIGIKQAGFSLIMSGERELKYNTLLQIANALQESVIDIIAYPEKYVLSRDNNISAETVLQIKLDNDKKEQVLKIVFGDQATELLKGK comes from the coding sequence ATGAACGATATATTAAGAAATATAGACGCAATTCGCAGGAACAAAGGGTATTCCCAGGAATATCTAGCCAGTCAGATTGGAATAAAACAAGCTGGTTTTAGTCTTATCATGTCAGGTGAACGGGAGTTAAAGTATAATACATTATTACAGATTGCAAATGCATTACAGGAATCAGTAATAGATATTATTGCATATCCTGAAAAATACGTCCTGAGTAGAGACAATAACATATCAGCAGAAACTGTCTTACAAATCAAGTTAGATAACGACAAAAAAGAGCAAGTATTAAAAATCGTCTTCGGAGATCAAGCGACAGAGTTACTAAAAGGAAAGTGA
- a CDS encoding SusC/RagA family TonB-linked outer membrane protein, with product MLTLLLFALCTTTVFAQQKNISGTVTDASGEPLIGVNVSVKGTTIGIITDMDGKYQLEVPTNAKLVFSYIGYQSQEIAAGNQSSINVTLKEDTQKLDEVVVVGYGVQKKVTVTGAVASVSGEELKASPTSNLTSAMVGRMPGVIGFQTADEPGGGATTIRIRGTNSLGSNDPLIVIDGIPDRDGGMNRLNPNEIESISVLKDAAAAIYGARAANGVVLITTKRGKEGKPVVSFNASGGFSKPTRIPEMTNSYEYATMLNEVLPGSFSDEQIEGFRTHADPWKYPDTDWFDEIIKPASPIYRADIGISGGTDKVKYYANFGANGEDGLYRNSANRYDQYSLRTNLDVKTSQYVDFQLGVAARLEDTKYPAKQAGDIFGNARRTRPDQPAWWPTGEPGPAIERGDNPAVTSTDLAGFDHYKNQYIQNNLSVNVKVPWIEGLTLRGNASYDIHFQNRRKMEKPVYLYSWDGVNESSEGLSSSKQWIDSPTLERKHTEQLGWMLNGLIDYNRTFGQHTIGVTFGMEGQKKQYEETFAYRTGFISDSKPELNLGGQEGQMANGYSWKETRLNYFGRVSYNYLERYLFEFVWRVDGSYRFPKDQRYGFFPGVSAAWRVSEEAWWKDNVRFIDYFKLRGSVSQTGNDALVDSDNNYDHSIQYLTTYAFNNNGIAFGGTENKRLYPSRTPNPNITWEVGTTYNVGLDLKFLQNRLSWETDVFYHKRTNMLISRNASLPEITGITLPRENLGEMKNRGFESLVSWQDKIGQVEYGASLNMTYARNQITFWDEVQNVPGYQFSTGKAVGSRDLLFYVADGIFHTQAEIDEARVKGLLYSDNTVPGDIRFKDMNGDGKIDGLDRVRPEKNQEPRFVAGLTLTARWKGWDIMLLFQGATGAQVYIETWSGLVGNFLKSDFDKRWTPENPYSEGPRAWDRENQYWINNDNTYFLRNADYLRLKNAELGYTFNFEGLKKAGISNLRLYANGSNLFTIDGVKDADPEQRSKDLGDYPLRQIINFGVQVTF from the coding sequence ATGTTAACCTTATTGCTTTTTGCACTTTGCACGACGACTGTATTTGCTCAACAGAAAAATATCAGCGGAACAGTTACCGATGCCTCAGGTGAGCCTCTTATTGGTGTAAATGTTTCTGTAAAAGGAACTACGATCGGTATTATAACCGATATGGACGGTAAATATCAATTGGAAGTACCCACCAACGCTAAACTTGTCTTTTCTTATATCGGCTACCAATCGCAGGAGATTGCGGCAGGTAATCAATCATCGATCAATGTAACATTAAAAGAAGACACTCAGAAACTGGACGAGGTTGTAGTTGTCGGTTATGGAGTACAGAAAAAGGTAACGGTGACAGGAGCTGTCGCCAGTGTATCGGGGGAGGAGTTGAAAGCGTCTCCGACGAGTAACTTGACTAGTGCTATGGTCGGTCGTATGCCGGGTGTTATTGGTTTCCAAACAGCAGACGAACCGGGTGGCGGTGCTACGACTATTCGTATTCGTGGTACTAACTCCCTGGGTAGCAATGATCCGTTGATTGTAATTGATGGTATACCCGATCGTGATGGTGGTATGAACCGTTTGAACCCGAATGAGATTGAATCTATTTCAGTTTTGAAAGATGCTGCAGCCGCTATTTATGGTGCTCGCGCTGCTAATGGCGTAGTTTTGATTACTACCAAACGCGGTAAAGAAGGCAAACCGGTTGTTTCGTTCAATGCAAGTGGTGGATTCTCTAAGCCGACCCGCATACCGGAAATGACAAACTCGTATGAGTATGCAACAATGTTAAACGAAGTACTTCCGGGTTCTTTCTCCGATGAACAAATCGAGGGTTTCCGTACACACGCTGATCCATGGAAATATCCGGATACGGATTGGTTTGACGAAATTATAAAACCAGCCTCCCCTATCTATCGTGCTGATATCGGTATATCCGGTGGTACGGATAAAGTTAAATATTATGCTAATTTCGGTGCAAACGGCGAAGATGGTTTGTATAGAAATTCAGCCAACCGCTATGACCAGTATAGCTTGCGTACAAATTTGGATGTCAAGACCAGTCAATACGTAGATTTTCAGCTTGGAGTAGCTGCCCGTTTGGAAGATACCAAATATCCGGCTAAACAAGCAGGCGATATTTTTGGTAATGCACGTCGTACCCGTCCGGATCAACCGGCATGGTGGCCAACAGGTGAACCGGGACCGGCTATCGAACGTGGTGACAACCCGGCTGTAACGAGTACGGACCTTGCTGGTTTCGACCACTACAAAAACCAGTATATCCAGAATAACCTTTCCGTAAACGTAAAAGTGCCCTGGATCGAAGGGCTAACGTTGCGGGGTAACGCTTCTTATGATATTCATTTCCAGAATCGCCGAAAAATGGAAAAACCGGTTTACTTGTATTCCTGGGATGGAGTAAATGAAAGCAGCGAAGGTTTGAGTTCATCCAAGCAGTGGATAGATTCTCCGACACTGGAACGCAAACATACTGAACAACTCGGCTGGATGCTCAACGGTTTGATCGACTACAACCGTACATTCGGACAACACACGATCGGTGTTACATTCGGTATGGAAGGTCAGAAGAAACAATATGAAGAAACATTCGCTTATCGTACAGGGTTCATCTCAGACAGTAAACCAGAATTGAACTTAGGAGGTCAAGAAGGACAGATGGCAAATGGTTACTCTTGGAAAGAGACTCGTCTGAACTATTTCGGCCGTGTCTCTTATAACTATCTGGAACGTTATTTATTCGAATTTGTTTGGCGTGTCGATGGTTCCTACCGCTTCCCGAAAGATCAGCGCTACGGTTTCTTCCCTGGCGTATCAGCAGCCTGGCGTGTATCAGAGGAAGCATGGTGGAAAGATAATGTTCGTTTTATCGACTATTTCAAGTTGCGTGGTTCCGTGTCGCAGACCGGTAATGATGCCCTCGTAGATTCAGATAACAACTACGACCATTCCATCCAATATCTGACGACATACGCATTCAACAACAATGGTATAGCATTTGGTGGAACTGAAAATAAACGTTTGTATCCTAGCCGTACTCCAAATCCGAATATCACATGGGAAGTTGGGACTACTTACAATGTCGGTTTGGATCTCAAATTCTTACAGAACCGATTAAGTTGGGAGACGGATGTATTCTACCACAAACGTACGAATATGTTGATCTCACGTAATGCATCTCTGCCGGAAATCACCGGTATCACCTTACCGCGTGAGAACTTGGGGGAAATGAAAAATCGCGGTTTTGAATCTTTGGTAAGCTGGCAAGACAAAATCGGTCAGGTAGAATATGGGGCATCTCTGAATATGACATACGCAAGAAACCAGATTACCTTCTGGGATGAAGTGCAAAATGTTCCTGGATACCAGTTCTCAACAGGTAAAGCAGTGGGTAGCCGCGACTTGTTGTTTTATGTAGCAGACGGTATTTTCCATACCCAGGCAGAAATCGATGAGGCGCGGGTAAAAGGTCTGTTGTATTCAGATAACACGGTGCCGGGCGATATTCGTTTTAAGGATATGAATGGTGATGGAAAAATCGATGGTTTGGATCGCGTCCGTCCGGAGAAGAACCAGGAACCGCGCTTCGTTGCCGGTTTGACACTTACAGCCAGGTGGAAAGGTTGGGATATCATGTTATTGTTCCAGGGTGCAACTGGGGCTCAGGTATACATCGAAACCTGGTCCGGTCTGGTTGGTAATTTCCTGAAAAGTGACTTCGATAAACGGTGGACACCGGAAAATCCGTATTCGGAGGGTCCACGTGCATGGGACCGTGAGAATCAGTACTGGATTAACAATGATAACACCTATTTCTTGCGAAATGCCGATTACCTGCGTTTGAAGAATGCCGAGCTCGGATATACCTTTAATTTCGAAGGATTAAAGAAAGCGGGGATTTCCAATTTGCGCCTCTATGCAAACGGTTCTAACCTGTTTACCATTGACGGTGTAAAAGATGCCGATCCGGAACAGCGTAGTAAAGACTTAGGAGATTATCCTCTGAGACAAATCATCAATTTCGGAGTTCAAGTAACATTCTAA
- a CDS encoding nucleotidyltransferase family protein, with the protein MKAMIFAAGMGTRLKPMTDNTPKALIPINGRPMLEHVILKLKDAGFHQIVINIHHLGDQIIDFLAANNNFGIQIHISDERGYLLDTGGGIKNAAKFLQGNEPFLVHNVDIMSNVDLKKLYNCHLETKPLATLLVSKRNTSRYLLFNNENRLCGWRNHETGEVKSYYPDFDPKLYNEYAFSGVHVLSPQIFDWMEEWTGKFPIINFYLSICAKANIHAYAAENLRLLDIGKPEALAKAEEWVKSL; encoded by the coding sequence ATGAAAGCTATGATTTTCGCAGCCGGTATGGGGACTCGCCTCAAACCGATGACCGACAATACCCCAAAAGCATTGATACCAATCAATGGAAGACCAATGTTGGAACATGTGATCCTTAAACTGAAGGATGCAGGGTTTCACCAGATCGTTATCAACATTCACCACCTGGGAGACCAGATCATTGATTTCCTGGCAGCTAATAACAATTTCGGAATCCAGATCCATATCTCCGACGAACGGGGATATCTTCTCGACACCGGAGGCGGCATAAAAAATGCAGCCAAATTCCTTCAGGGAAACGAACCTTTCCTGGTGCACAACGTCGACATCATGTCGAATGTCGACCTGAAAAAGTTATACAACTGTCACCTGGAAACAAAACCGTTAGCCACCCTGCTGGTCAGCAAACGGAACACATCGCGTTACCTTCTTTTCAACAACGAGAACCGTCTGTGCGGATGGAGAAACCATGAAACAGGAGAAGTAAAATCTTATTATCCCGATTTCGATCCCAAATTATATAATGAATATGCCTTCAGCGGTGTTCATGTATTATCCCCGCAGATATTTGACTGGATGGAAGAGTGGACAGGTAAATTCCCGATTATCAACTTCTATCTGTCCATCTGCGCAAAAGCCAATATTCATGCCTATGCTGCCGAAAATCTGCGACTGCTCGATATTGGCAAACCGGAAGCTTTGGCAAAAGCGGAAGAATGGGTAAAAAGTTTGTAA
- a CDS encoding CCA tRNA nucleotidyltransferase, with translation MYIDQEDILNHISAKPFHIISEAADELGVEAYVIGGYVRDIFLYRPSKDIDVVAVGSGIELAKAVANKLGKKTHLSVFKNFGTAQVKSGDLEIEFVGARKESYSHDSRKPIVEDGTLEDDQNRRDFTINALALCLNKDRYGELVDPFGGLEDMDNLIIRTPLDPDITFSDDPLRMMRAVRFASQLGFFIHPDTFDAIERNKERISIISKERIVDELNKIVLSPRPSVGFELLDKSGLLQLIFPELCALKGAETKEGIGHKDNFAHTLMVLDRLSKTTDNLWLRWSAIFHDIGKPATKRFDPRLGWTFHNHNFIGERMLPGIFRRMKLPMNEKMKYVQKMVTLHMRPIALADDEVTDSAIRRLLFDAGDDIDDLMKLCEADITSKNPEKVRRFLNNFRLVREKLAEIEEKDRVRNFQPPVSGEEIMEIFGLPPSQPVGVIKEAIKNAILDGVIPNEYEAAKQFMLERAAKMGLTPVK, from the coding sequence ATGTATATAGATCAGGAAGATATTTTAAATCATATATCGGCTAAGCCGTTCCACATAATATCAGAGGCTGCAGACGAATTAGGTGTTGAGGCTTATGTGATTGGTGGTTACGTCAGGGATATTTTTTTATACCGTCCTTCGAAAGATATTGATGTTGTTGCGGTAGGCAGCGGAATAGAATTAGCAAAAGCAGTAGCTAACAAGTTAGGTAAAAAGACACATCTATCCGTGTTCAAAAACTTTGGAACGGCGCAGGTAAAATCCGGTGACCTGGAGATTGAGTTTGTCGGTGCCCGGAAAGAATCTTACAGTCATGACAGCCGGAAACCGATCGTAGAAGACGGTACACTTGAAGATGACCAGAATCGGCGTGATTTTACGATCAATGCGTTGGCTTTGTGTCTGAATAAAGACCGTTATGGAGAACTGGTGGATCCTTTCGGAGGTTTGGAGGATATGGATAATCTGATTATCCGTACACCGCTTGACCCCGATATAACATTCAGCGATGATCCGTTACGTATGATGCGTGCCGTCCGTTTTGCTTCACAATTAGGTTTTTTTATCCATCCCGATACGTTCGATGCTATCGAACGTAATAAGGAACGAATCTCTATTATCTCTAAGGAACGGATTGTGGATGAGTTGAATAAGATCGTACTTTCCCCCAGGCCTTCTGTCGGTTTTGAACTTTTGGATAAAAGCGGATTACTGCAACTGATATTCCCGGAATTATGTGCACTGAAAGGTGCAGAAACGAAAGAAGGGATCGGTCATAAGGATAATTTTGCTCATACATTAATGGTATTAGACCGTCTGAGCAAAACAACAGATAATTTGTGGCTTCGTTGGAGTGCAATCTTTCATGATATAGGGAAACCGGCCACCAAACGTTTTGATCCTCGTTTGGGCTGGACATTCCATAACCATAACTTTATAGGTGAACGTATGCTTCCGGGAATTTTCCGCCGCATGAAGTTGCCGATGAATGAAAAGATGAAATATGTCCAGAAAATGGTGACTCTGCATATGCGTCCCATTGCGTTGGCTGATGATGAGGTGACGGATTCGGCTATCCGCCGTCTTCTTTTCGATGCCGGAGACGACATAGACGATTTGATGAAACTATGTGAAGCCGATATAACTAGTAAGAACCCGGAGAAAGTGCGTCGTTTTCTTAATAACTTCCGTTTGGTTCGTGAAAAGCTGGCTGAAATAGAAGAAAAAGACCGGGTACGGAATTTTCAGCCTCCTGTTTCCGGAGAGGAAATTATGGAAATATTTGGTCTTCCTCCTTCTCAACCGGTGGGAGTTATAAAGGAGGCAATAAAAAATGCAATCCTGGATGGTGTGATACCTAATGAATACGAGGCTGCTAAACAGTTCATGCTGGAACGGGCGGCAAAGATGGGATTAACTCCTGTGAAATAA
- a CDS encoding RapZ C-terminal domain-containing protein has protein sequence MVTEELKRLYYEYTGSQAEDITELPSSGSNRRYFRISGPETLIGVSGSSQEENKAFIYMSGFFREKGISVPEVRFHSEDYSFYLQEDLGDTMLFNAIEKGRKSCVFDEQERELLHKTITMLPSIQYAGADGFNYNECYPQPEFNQRSILWDLNYFKYCFLKATGMEFQEDRLEDDFQKMSDVLLRDTTPTFLYRDFQSRNVMVKDGEPWFIDFQGGRKGPVYYDVASFLWQAKANYPEDLRNELLADYLQALRKYTDVDEEHFFSQLRHFVLFRTLQVLGAYGFRGYFEKKPHFIQSVPFAINNLRQLLKNDYSEYPYLCSVLRELTGLTQFRDDIKKRMLEVKIVSFSYKKGIPNDPSGNGGGFVFDCRAINNPGKYERYNHFTGLDEPVIRFLEEDGEITQFLEHVYNIVDASVKRYLDRGFTNLMVSFGCTGGQHRSVYSAQHLAEHLHSKFGVKVDLTHREQNIEQIFDAIL, from the coding sequence ATGGTAACAGAAGAATTAAAAAGACTCTACTACGAATATACCGGTTCACAGGCCGAAGACATCACAGAACTACCTTCATCCGGATCAAACCGCAGGTATTTCAGAATATCGGGACCTGAAACATTGATCGGAGTCAGCGGATCTTCACAGGAAGAAAACAAGGCTTTTATTTATATGTCCGGATTTTTCAGAGAGAAAGGCATTTCCGTCCCGGAAGTACGTTTTCATTCTGAAGACTATTCTTTCTACCTACAGGAAGACCTGGGAGACACAATGCTTTTCAACGCCATTGAAAAAGGACGTAAAAGTTGCGTATTCGATGAACAGGAACGTGAGTTATTACATAAAACAATTACCATGCTGCCTTCCATCCAGTATGCAGGAGCCGATGGGTTTAATTACAACGAATGTTATCCACAGCCGGAATTCAACCAGCGTTCAATCCTCTGGGACCTGAATTACTTTAAATACTGCTTTCTGAAAGCAACAGGCATGGAGTTTCAGGAAGACCGCCTGGAAGATGACTTTCAAAAGATGAGTGATGTCTTATTGCGTGACACTACTCCTACTTTCCTGTACAGGGATTTCCAGTCACGTAACGTGATGGTAAAAGATGGAGAACCCTGGTTCATTGATTTTCAGGGTGGACGAAAAGGGCCGGTTTATTACGATGTTGCCTCTTTCCTCTGGCAAGCCAAAGCCAATTATCCGGAAGATTTAAGAAACGAATTGCTTGCCGATTATCTGCAGGCACTACGAAAATATACAGATGTAGATGAAGAACATTTCTTCAGCCAGTTACGTCATTTCGTCCTGTTCAGGACTTTACAAGTATTGGGCGCCTACGGTTTCCGGGGATATTTTGAAAAGAAACCACATTTCATCCAAAGTGTTCCTTTCGCGATCAATAACCTGCGCCAGCTATTGAAGAATGATTATTCCGAATACCCCTATCTCTGTTCCGTGTTAAGGGAGTTGACCGGACTGACACAGTTCAGGGACGATATAAAAAAGCGGATGCTGGAAGTTAAGATCGTCAGTTTCTCTTATAAAAAGGGCATTCCGAACGATCCGAGTGGAAACGGCGGAGGCTTTGTTTTCGACTGCCGCGCCATTAATAACCCCGGTAAATATGAGCGGTACAATCACTTTACAGGGCTTGACGAGCCGGTTATCCGTTTTCTGGAAGAAGACGGTGAAATTACGCAATTCCTCGAGCATGTATATAATATTGTAGATGCTTCTGTGAAACGATACCTGGACCGTGGCTTTACGAATCTGATGGTTTCCTTTGGTTGTACCGGAGGACAACATCGCTCCGTTTATTCGGCACAACACCTGGCAGAGCATCTGCATTCTAAATTCGGAGTAAAAGTAGACTTGACCCATAGGGAACAAAATATAGAACAAATCTTTGACGCAATATTATGA
- a CDS encoding DUF6383 domain-containing protein has protein sequence MNKKSTLIAAALMAVSSFTVSAAPGDEVNSKEWTAGNYYYLKSDNNYLSLCGTKADSVVFKVFGNEPSKAARDSALWEITKVRTETGGNTIYQFKNKKTKALLSFSPVDYKPVLAEGVSEWSISSDGKIVSYLAEDKLMAFALVNGTDGKKDFVLKKKVTDASAFTVNYPESAVSLEANELGDNFSVFRLSFGDKFDGDIFSGQDIVASKSDKNWVRLQVKDDMTFDDGKTAKYFGLDTTKVEITGATDVFGAKFVLDSTYTDDVKGGIKYHTVGNGDFQQFQFKVDLKNDSLVMLVKNAPIVNGDLELCAENVQVVFTKVGTTQLLTVSKINEAGKPINGAAPFITVEKGTPAKIEGGTGVYFLKSASKGENGGKYISSFNEKDHKIVPMTTGKPSVNQLEGQWYIKEDNGMYSIVDRKSNTSMLLKGEVFAVQGMANTFTFGGNADSITVEPQKVNLDDKFLGSANFTTAEMANNGYALNLIPAGAETSSSYTVTADSILQVKSVDGKDAVIFKIVAVDTLEIGGAQALKDTVSIVKYQLKSQFSDKYVAYDTEKKSLKVSSSADALDFFFNINVDGGKYSMKIATDNNDGKFITADLASSNMVLSETPAYFNFVEMEAPEYGAFESGNKRFTSDLKSLTMNPLNFFAEAKQEGQDILKSTYEKDNFSLWLSKSKASTAEKPLYFIMTSLAVDGVPGVDRDYFYMVSGRDSSLLSGSAARVNFIKNDTIETMKDSSKNPALFALKVTESGNYLLENQKEVTVATGTPYVGIINNVVVMTKDGVEFSVEAAPAPVANEEIEAPNTIKVIGGVGEFSIRNAHGKKITVSNILGQTIATRVVSSDYATVPTTRGVVIVSVDGDQAYKVIVK, from the coding sequence ATGAATAAAAAATCTACTCTAATAGCCGCTGCTTTGATGGCGGTAAGTTCGTTTACGGTTAGCGCGGCACCTGGTGATGAGGTCAATTCAAAAGAATGGACTGCTGGTAATTATTATTATTTGAAGTCTGATAATAATTATCTTTCTCTGTGTGGTACAAAAGCTGACTCTGTCGTATTTAAGGTTTTTGGAAATGAACCAAGTAAAGCAGCAAGAGATTCAGCTTTGTGGGAAATAACGAAAGTTAGAACCGAAACTGGTGGAAATACAATTTACCAGTTTAAAAATAAAAAGACAAAAGCTCTTTTGTCTTTTTCTCCGGTAGATTATAAACCTGTTTTAGCAGAAGGGGTAAGTGAATGGAGTATATCGTCTGATGGTAAGATTGTTTCTTATTTGGCTGAAGATAAGCTGATGGCATTTGCATTAGTTAATGGTACAGATGGAAAAAAAGATTTCGTTTTAAAAAAGAAAGTAACTGATGCTTCTGCTTTCACTGTTAATTACCCTGAATCAGCTGTCTCTTTAGAGGCTAATGAACTTGGGGATAATTTTAGTGTATTTCGTTTGTCTTTTGGAGATAAGTTTGACGGTGATATTTTCTCAGGGCAAGATATTGTAGCAAGTAAATCTGATAAAAATTGGGTAAGGTTGCAAGTGAAAGACGATATGACTTTCGATGATGGTAAGACTGCTAAATATTTTGGACTGGATACGACTAAAGTAGAGATAACAGGTGCCACTGATGTTTTTGGTGCCAAATTTGTGTTAGATTCTACATATACAGATGATGTTAAGGGCGGTATTAAGTATCATACGGTAGGTAATGGCGATTTTCAACAGTTCCAGTTTAAGGTTGATTTGAAGAATGATTCATTAGTAATGTTAGTAAAGAATGCTCCGATTGTAAATGGAGACCTGGAGCTTTGCGCTGAAAATGTTCAGGTTGTATTTACAAAGGTAGGTACCACTCAATTATTGACCGTTTCTAAAATAAATGAAGCTGGTAAGCCTATAAATGGAGCTGCTCCTTTTATCACTGTTGAAAAGGGAACTCCTGCTAAAATCGAAGGTGGTACAGGCGTTTACTTCTTGAAGAGTGCAAGTAAAGGAGAAAATGGAGGAAAATATATTTCATCTTTTAATGAAAAAGATCATAAGATTGTACCAATGACAACCGGAAAGCCTTCCGTAAATCAGCTAGAAGGACAATGGTACATCAAAGAAGATAATGGAATGTATAGCATTGTAGATCGTAAAAGTAATACATCTATGTTGCTTAAAGGTGAAGTTTTTGCTGTTCAGGGAATGGCTAATACATTTACATTCGGCGGCAATGCTGATTCTATCACTGTTGAACCTCAGAAAGTAAATCTTGATGACAAGTTCTTAGGATCGGCTAATTTCACAACAGCGGAAATGGCAAATAATGGTTATGCCTTAAATCTGATTCCTGCAGGTGCTGAAACAAGTTCTTCTTATACTGTTACGGCTGACTCAATTCTTCAGGTTAAATCTGTGGATGGAAAAGATGCTGTTATTTTTAAAATTGTCGCTGTTGATACATTAGAAATCGGTGGTGCACAAGCATTGAAAGATACAGTTTCTATTGTGAAATATCAGTTGAAGTCTCAGTTTAGCGATAAATACGTGGCTTATGATACAGAAAAGAAAAGCCTGAAAGTTTCTAGCTCTGCTGACGCACTTGATTTCTTCTTCAATATAAATGTTGACGGTGGTAAATATAGCATGAAAATAGCTACAGATAATAATGATGGTAAATTTATTACTGCTGATTTAGCTTCTTCAAACATGGTTCTATCAGAAACTCCGGCGTATTTCAATTTCGTTGAAATGGAAGCTCCTGAATATGGTGCATTCGAGTCTGGTAACAAACGTTTTACTTCAGATTTGAAGTCATTAACAATGAATCCGTTGAACTTTTTTGCAGAAGCAAAACAGGAAGGGCAGGATATTTTGAAGTCGACTTATGAAAAAGATAACTTTAGCTTGTGGTTGAGTAAATCAAAGGCTTCTACAGCTGAGAAACCGTTGTATTTCATTATGACTTCATTGGCTGTTGATGGTGTTCCGGGTGTTGATAGAGATTATTTCTATATGGTTTCTGGTCGCGATTCTTCATTGCTTTCTGGTAGTGCTGCTCGTGTAAACTTTATTAAAAACGATACAATTGAAACAATGAAGGATAGTTCTAAAAATCCGGCTTTGTTTGCATTAAAGGTTACAGAAAGTGGAAACTATCTGTTGGAAAATCAGAAAGAGGTAACTGTTGCTACAGGTACACCATATGTTGGCATTATAAATAACGTCGTAGTTATGACAAAAGACGGCGTTGAATTCTCCGTTGAAGCAGCTCCGGCTCCTGTTGCCAACGAAGAAATCGAAGCTCCTAATACTATTAAAGTAATAGGTGGCGTTGGTGAATTCAGTATCCGTAATGCACATGGAAAGAAGATCACAGTGTCGAACATCCTGGGCCAGACAATCGCTACACGTGTTGTTTCATCTGACTATGCTACAGTTCCGACAACAAGAGGTGTTGTGATTGTATCTGTCGATGGCGATCAGGCTTATAAAGTAATTGTGAAGTAA